A single window of Gossypium arboreum isolate Shixiya-1 chromosome 13, ASM2569848v2, whole genome shotgun sequence DNA harbors:
- the LOC108462439 gene encoding probable 2-oxoglutarate-dependent dioxygenase AOP1 — protein MGVDAELAIPVIEFRTGSPDLERGTEGWHHLCKRVREACETYGCFEVVYEKISREVREETFELLNELVDIPLERKQLNVNPKPYHSYFGPCSQACLYEGFGIEDASNYDSVNNFAQLMWPNGHPRFSQTINTMVKQMEELNNIIWLMIIDSYGLREKWESLMMRYNVLLRMMKYMAPSLGEYKRGLLAHTDKPASTIICDNQISGLEIEVKDDKWIKLSTSPNSFVFLVGDPLMAWSNGRMKALKHRVMMRGANDRYSIAAFTIPVEGTIIKAPKELIDDQHPQLFKDFDFMDFLFFSFSEQVKLIDSPDQIYAFASLSPPISDQKHGS, from the exons ATGGGTGTTGATGCTGAACTTGCGATCCCGGTCATTGAGTTTCGGACCGGTTCGCCGGATTTGGAGCGAGGGACCGAAGGATGGCACCATTTGTGCAAGAGGGTTCGAGAGGCTTGCGAGACCTATGGTTGTTTCGAGGTGGTGTACGAAAAGATATCGAGAGAAGTCCGAGAGGAGACGTTTGAGTTGTTGAATGAACTGGTTGACATCCCATTAGAGAGGAAACAATTGAACGTTAATCCCAAGCCTTACCATAGCTATTTTGGACCATGTAGCCAAGCTTGTTTGTATGAGGGCTTCGGCATTGAAGATGCCTCCAACTACGACTCTGTTAACAATTTTGCTCAACTTATGTGGCCAAATGGTCATCCTCGATTTAG CCAAACCATTAACACCATGGTGAAGCAAATGGAGGAGCTAAATAATATAATCTGGTTAATGATTATCGATAGCTATGGATTAAGAGAAAAATGGGAGTCACTAATGATGAGATACAACGTGTTATTGCGGATGATGAAATACATGGCCCCATCATTAGGCGAATATAAGAGAGGATTGCTTGCTCATACAGATAAACCAGCCAGCACAATCATTTGTGATAATCAAATTTCAGGACTAGAAATTGAGGTCAAGGACGATAAATGGATCAAGTTGTCTacatctcctaattcttttgtttttttagttGGAGATCCTCTTATG GCATGGAGTAATGGAAGAATGAAAGCATTGAAGCACAGGGTAATGATGAGAGGAGCCAACGATCGATACTCTATAGCAGCCTTCACAATTCCAGTTGAAGGTACCATAATCAAAGCACCTAAAGAGCTTATAGATGATCAACATCCTCAGCTTTTCAAAGACTTTGACTTCATGgacttcctttttttttccttttccgaGCAAGTAAAGCTCATCGACTCCCCCGACCAGATCTACGCATTTGCTTCTCTCTCACCGCCAATTTCTGATCAAAAGCATGGAAGTTAA
- the LOC108463473 gene encoding probable 2-oxoglutarate-dependent dioxygenase AOP1 — protein MGVQVDIEFPTIEFSPSYLKRGTDGWHCLCKRVREACETFGCFEVVYKKISAKAREETFGLMKELVEVPVERKQKNASPMPYHGWVGPCNQVSMLYEGFGLGDASNYDSVKSFAQLMWPDGHPHFCNTVHTMATQIEELNKLIWLMIIDSYGLGEKWESVMINYKTLVRFMKYMAPPPGEYERGLFAHTDKPVSTIICDDQISGLEIEVNGQWIKLSLSPSSFCFVVGDPLKAWSNGRLKAVNHRVMMSGDKDRYSIATFAIPVEGTIIKAPKELIDEQHPQLYKDFDFMDFFLYAFSDPAKHIDSGEQLHAFASLSPPISN, from the exons ATGGGTGTCCAAGTTGACATTGAGTTCCCAACCATTGAGTTTAGTCCATCTTATTTGAAGCGAGGAACCGATGGGTGGCACTGTTTGTGCAAAAGGGTTCGAGAGGCTTGCGAGACTTTCGGTTGTTTCGAAGTTGTGTACAAAAAGATATCAGCAAAAGCTCGGGAGGAGACGTTCGGGTTGATGAAAGAACTGGTTGAGGTCCCGGTGGAGAGGAAACAAAAGAACGCTAGTCCCATGCCTTACCATGGTTGGGTTGGACCGTGCAATCAGGTTTCCATGTTGTACGAAGGCTTCGGACTTGGAGATGCCTCCAACTATGACTCCGTTAAAAGCTTTGCTCAACTTATGTGGCCTGATGGTCACCCACATTTTtg TAACACTGTACATACCATGGCAACACAAATAGAGGAGCTGAATAAGTTAATTTGGCTAATGATAATTGATAGTTATGGATTAGGGGAGAAATGGGAGTCCGTGATGATAAACTACAAAACATTAGTGCGGTTTATGAAATATATGGCCCCTCCACCAGGAGAGTATGAGAGAGGACTCTTTGCTCATACTGATAAACCTGTCAGCACAATCATTTGTGATGATCAAATTTCAGGGCTAGAAATTGAGGTCAATGGCCAATGGATCAAGTTGTCTTTATCTCCTTCTTCCTTTTGCTTTGTGGTTGGAGATCCTCTTAAG GCATGGAGTAATGGGAGATTAAAAGCGGTAAATCATAGAGTGATGATGAGCGGAGATAAAGACAGGTATTCTATAGCAACTTTCGCCATTCCAGTCGAAGGCACCATAATCAAGGCACCCAAAGAGCTTATAGATGAGCAACACCCGCAGCTTTACAAGGATTTTGActtcatggacttcttccttTATGCTTTTTCCGACCCAGCAAAACACATCGACTCCGGCGAACAGCTCCATGCCTTTGCTTCCCTCTCACCACCAATTTCTAATTAA
- the LOC108462438 gene encoding uncharacterized protein LOC108462438 translates to MPETRGTLWKTAWPSKGEFKDLSIRVFCDLMALAKIWEVLVEKGSLCHLNRVFEGRNTKDPSFCEFHSIEGHDIQSCEEFRRLLQNMMDNKEIGIFYKGEEANEKENELQELRDIWARWDEGTKQLFYQSYGDISYLLDIKVDKHLFRVMVQFWNSAYKCFTFGEVDLVPTVEEYTVLLRCPKVQVRKTFTRVFNGQTFAKKLMNISGMSEPWVTTRIQQKGDSKCILWENLRDLVLTHPDERKRVDIFVLIICGLVIFPKALRHVDEAITDLFDRLEKGITPVLAILVETFRSLSTCLKIGEGWFIGCAQLLMVWFHGPFWKVDKVSYKVFSEGYSPLKEEVAIQRREDISEEMWMEIL, encoded by the exons atgccggAAACCAGGGGCACTCTATGGAAAACTGCCTggccttcaaaaggagagttcaaggacttatCGATACGGGTATTCTGCGATTTGATGGCACTGGCG aaaatctgggaggtgctAGTTGAAAAGGGTTCGCTTTGTCATCTTAACAGAGTATTCGAGGGAAGGAATACCAAAGATCCAAGTTTTTGCGAATTCCATAGTATTGAGGGGCACGATATTCAATCCTGTGAAGAGTTCAGGAGATTACTGCAAaatatgatggacaataaggagattgggattttttataAAGGCGAAGAGGCCAATGAGAAAGAA AATGaattgcaagagttgagagatatATGGGCTCGTTGGGATGAAGGAACCAAACAGTTGTTCTATCAGAGCTATGGTGACATATCTTACTTGCTAGATATTAAGGTGGACAAGCACCTGTTCCGAGTTATGGTTCAGttttggaattctgcttacaagtgtttcacttttggggaagtggaTTTAGTACCTACCGTGGAGGAGTATACTGTTCTGCTCAGGTGTCCAAAAGTTCAAGTTAGAAAGACTTTTACCAGGGTTTTTAATGGTCAGACTTTCGCGAAGAAATTGATGAACATTTCAGGGATGAGTGAGCCTTGGGTCACTACTCGGATTCAACAAAAAGGAGATAGTAAATGTATCCTTTGGGAGAATTTGCGAGATTTGGTTCTAACACATCCGgatgaaagaaagagggtcgATATCTTCGTCTTAATCATCTGCggattggtaatttttcctaaggcttTAAGGCACGTGGATGAGGCAATCACTGACTTATTCGATCGTCTTGAGAAGGGAATCACACCTGTATTGGCAATATTGGTCGAGACGTTCAGATCCTTGAGCACGTGTCTGAAGATAGGAGAGGGGTggtttattggatgtgcacaactATTGATGGTGTGGTTTCATGGGCCcttttggaaggtagacaagGTTTCTTATAAGGTCTTTTCTGAAGGTTATTCCCCATTAAAAGAGGAGGTAGCCATACAAAGGAGAGAGGATATCTCAGAAGAGATGTGGATGGAAATCCTCTAA